From a single Xyrauchen texanus isolate HMW12.3.18 chromosome 26, RBS_HiC_50CHRs, whole genome shotgun sequence genomic region:
- the LOC127619874 gene encoding melanocortin receptor 5-like: protein MMNTSQTTALPLTLWAFHVNSSPVSYPLNSTESPSHAKLKACEQLNIATEVFLILGIVSLLENILVICAIVKNKNLHSPMYFFVCSLAVADMLVSVSNAWETIVIYLLTNRQLVVEDHFIRQMDNVFDSMICISVVASMCSLLAIAVDRYVTIFYALRYHNIMTVRRAAFIIGGIWTFCTGCGIVFIIYSDSTSVIVCLVSMFFIMLVLMASLYSHMFMLARSHVKRIAALSGYNSIHQRASMKAAVTLTILLGIFIVCWAPFFLHLILMISCPRNLYCMCFMSHFNMYLILIMCNSVIDPLIYAFRSQEMRKTLKEIICCYSLRNIFGMSR, encoded by the coding sequence ATGATGAACACCTCACAGACCACAGCCCTTCCCCTCACTCTTTGGGCCTTCCATGTCAACTCCAGCCCTGTCTCCTACCCCCTCAATTCCACGGAGAGCCCATCCCATGCTAAGCTGAAAGCATGCGAGCAGCTCAACATCGCCACAGAGGTCTTCCTCATCCTTGGCATCGTAAGCCTGCTGGAGAACATCCTGGTCATCTGCGCCATTGTGAAAAACAAGAACCTGCATTCGCCCATGTACTTCTTTGTCTGCAGCTTAGCTGTGGCTGACATGCTGGTGAGCGTCTCCAATGCCTGGGAGACCATCGTCATCTACCTTCTCACCAACCGACAGCTGGTGGTGGAGGACCATTTTATCAGGCAGATGGATAATGTGTTTGACTCCATGATCTGCATCTCGGTGGTGGCCTCCATGTGTAGCCTTCTAGCTATTGCTGTAGATCGCTATGTTACGATTTTCTATGCTCTACGATACCACAACATCATGACGGTGCGAAGGGCCGCCTTCATCATCGGAGGCATCTGGACCTTCTGCACAGGCTGCGGAATTGTTTTCATAATCTATTCCGACAGCACTTCCGTCATTGTGTGTTTGGTCTCCATGTTCTTCATCATGCTTGTGCTCATGGCTTCGCTCTACAGCCACATGTTCATGCTGGCCAGATCTCATGTCAAGCGCATCGCCGCCCTGTCTGGCTACAACTCCATCCACCAGAGGGCGAGTATGAAGGCGGCTGTCACTTTAACCATTCTCCTGGGCATCTTCATTGTCTGCTGGGCTCCGTTCTTCCTACACCTCATACTCATGATCTCGTGTCCCAGAAATCTCTACTGCATGTGCTTCATGTCTCACTTCAACATGTACCTCATCCTGATCATGTGCAACTCTGTCATTGACCCACTCATCTATGCTTTCAGAAGTCAGGAGATGCGGAAGACCCTCAAGGAGATCATCTGCTGCTACAGCCTGAGGAACATCTTTGGAATGTCTAGGTAA